The following coding sequences lie in one Polynucleobacter asymbioticus genomic window:
- the folD gene encoding bifunctional methylenetetrahydrofolate dehydrogenase/methenyltetrahydrofolate cyclohydrolase FolD, with protein sequence MPAQLLDGVALSKKLRTEIAARGAIVTAKGVRPGLAVIVVGENPASQVYVRNKVKACEDVGFHSVLERYSAELGEEELLARIATLNADPAIHGILVQLPLPEHIAAERVLEAIAPEKDVDGFHVANAGALMVGQPAFKPCTPYGCMKILESIEYPIRGARAVIVGASNIVGKPMAMLLLQAGATVTICNSKTRDLAHHTKDADILVVATGKPKMITGDMVKNGAVVIDVGINRLPDGKLCGDVDFDAAQYVAGWITPVPGGVGPMTITMLLMNTLEAAEKAAKL encoded by the coding sequence ATGCCTGCACAGTTACTCGATGGCGTTGCCCTCTCTAAAAAATTACGTACTGAAATTGCTGCTCGCGGTGCAATCGTTACCGCTAAAGGCGTAAGGCCCGGTCTAGCTGTCATCGTAGTTGGAGAAAATCCGGCTAGCCAGGTGTATGTCAGAAATAAGGTGAAGGCTTGTGAGGACGTAGGATTCCACTCTGTACTGGAGCGCTACTCTGCAGAATTAGGCGAAGAAGAATTACTGGCTCGCATTGCTACTTTGAATGCTGATCCCGCTATTCATGGAATTTTGGTTCAACTCCCGCTGCCTGAGCATATTGCAGCGGAACGTGTACTGGAAGCCATTGCGCCAGAAAAAGATGTGGATGGCTTTCACGTAGCCAATGCGGGTGCCCTCATGGTCGGCCAGCCTGCATTCAAGCCTTGCACGCCGTATGGCTGCATGAAGATTCTTGAAAGTATTGAATACCCTATCCGTGGTGCACGAGCAGTGATCGTAGGTGCTTCCAATATTGTTGGCAAGCCGATGGCGATGCTCTTATTGCAAGCTGGTGCAACTGTCACCATTTGTAACAGCAAGACACGCGACCTGGCCCACCACACTAAGGATGCCGATATTTTGGTAGTTGCTACTGGTAAACCTAAAATGATTACTGGCGACATGGTCAAAAATGGAGCTGTTGTGATTGACGTTGGCATTAATCGCTTGCCCGATGGCAAGCTTTGTGGCGATGTGGATTTTGATGCCGCTCAATATGTTGCCGGCTGGATTACGCCTGTACCAGGTGGCGTAGGCCCTATGACGATCACTATGCTGCTCATGAATACCTTAGAGGCAGCAGAAAAAGCAGCTAAGCTATAA
- the aceE gene encoding pyruvate dehydrogenase (acetyl-transferring), homodimeric type: MAAVPDQILGSAGKQDADPGETQEWLQALDGVIRNEGPERAAYLIDQQISHARVNGVNQPFHAETPYINTIPVEQQARLPGDQNVEHRIRSYTRWNAMAMVLRANKDTNVGGHISSFQSAATLYDVGFNHFWHAPSPDHGGDLIFVQGHSAPGVYARAYMLGRLSDEQLNNFRQEVGGKGISSYPHPWLMPDFWQFPTVSMGLGPIMAIYQARFMRYMQDRGFIKAEGRKVWAFLGDGETDEPESLGAIGMAGREKLDNLIFVVNCNLQRLDGPVRGNGKIIQELEGEFRGAGWNVIKVVWGGHWDALFARDKKGILMQRLGEIVDGEYQTMKAKSGAYVREIVFNTPELKSLVSDWSDDEIWQLNRGGHDPHKVFAAFHSAVNHKDQPTVILAHTIKGYGMGSSGEAMNIAHQAKKMNSDDVRRFRDRFEIPVKDEQLEEMPLVKFAEGSPELEYMKARRQELGGYLPQRRMKAESLPVPALDVFSPLLEATTEGREISTTMAFVRILNTIVRDKVIGKRVVPIVPDESRTFGMEGMFRQLGIWNQLGQLYTPEDHDQLMFYKEDKTGQILQEGINEAGGMCDWIAAATAYSTHGVPMLPFYIFYSMFGFQRIGDLCWAAGDMRSRGFLLGGTAGRTTLNGEGLQHEDGHSQVWSAAIPNCISYDPSFSFEVAVVIQDGMRRMLAEQEDVYYYITLMNENYAHPAMPKGAEQDIIKGMYKLKSVGDTNAKLRVQLLGSGTIFREVIEAAEILHKDWGVSSDLWGCPSFTELGRDWNAVHRNNLLNPTAAPALSHVEKCLKDTAGPIVAATDYVRLFAEQIRPAIQHMGRRFEVLGTDGFGRSDTREKLRDFFEVDRRWIVLTALRSLVDAGQLDRQKLAEAIKKYEIDITKPNPMTV; encoded by the coding sequence ATGGCAGCAGTTCCAGATCAAATTTTAGGTAGCGCAGGTAAGCAAGATGCGGATCCAGGCGAAACCCAGGAATGGCTTCAAGCGCTAGATGGCGTAATTCGCAATGAAGGCCCAGAGCGCGCGGCTTATTTAATTGACCAGCAAATTTCACATGCTCGTGTAAACGGTGTCAATCAACCGTTCCATGCAGAAACTCCTTATATCAATACGATTCCGGTAGAGCAGCAAGCACGCTTACCTGGAGATCAGAATGTTGAGCACCGCATTCGTTCCTACACACGTTGGAACGCAATGGCGATGGTTCTGCGTGCCAATAAAGATACGAACGTTGGTGGACATATTTCATCTTTCCAGTCGGCCGCTACTTTATATGATGTCGGCTTTAATCATTTTTGGCATGCCCCATCTCCAGATCACGGTGGCGACCTCATTTTTGTTCAAGGACACTCAGCCCCAGGTGTTTATGCTCGCGCCTATATGCTTGGCCGCTTGTCAGACGAGCAGTTGAATAACTTCCGTCAAGAAGTTGGCGGTAAGGGTATTTCTAGTTATCCACATCCCTGGTTGATGCCGGATTTCTGGCAGTTCCCGACAGTCTCTATGGGTCTTGGACCCATCATGGCTATTTATCAAGCTCGCTTTATGCGCTATATGCAAGATCGTGGCTTTATCAAGGCTGAAGGGCGCAAAGTTTGGGCCTTCCTCGGTGATGGTGAAACTGATGAGCCAGAATCACTCGGTGCAATCGGTATGGCGGGTCGTGAAAAATTAGACAATCTTATTTTTGTTGTGAACTGCAACTTGCAACGCCTTGATGGTCCTGTTCGCGGAAACGGCAAGATTATTCAAGAGCTTGAAGGTGAATTCCGTGGAGCGGGTTGGAATGTCATCAAGGTAGTTTGGGGCGGTCATTGGGATGCTTTGTTTGCGCGCGATAAAAAAGGCATCTTGATGCAGCGCCTTGGCGAAATCGTGGATGGCGAGTATCAAACCATGAAAGCGAAGAGTGGCGCTTATGTCCGCGAGATCGTATTCAACACTCCTGAGCTCAAGTCGCTAGTGAGTGACTGGAGCGATGATGAGATTTGGCAACTGAATCGTGGTGGTCACGATCCGCATAAGGTATTTGCAGCTTTTCATTCTGCTGTAAATCATAAAGATCAACCTACAGTGATCTTAGCTCACACCATTAAAGGTTACGGTATGGGTAGCTCAGGTGAGGCGATGAATATTGCACACCAAGCCAAGAAGATGAATTCAGATGACGTTCGTCGCTTCCGTGATCGTTTTGAGATCCCTGTAAAAGATGAGCAATTAGAAGAAATGCCTTTAGTGAAATTTGCTGAAGGCAGTCCAGAACTTGAGTATATGAAAGCGCGTCGCCAAGAATTGGGTGGCTACTTGCCGCAGCGTCGCATGAAAGCTGAAAGCCTGCCGGTGCCAGCATTGGATGTATTTTCTCCGCTGCTTGAGGCTACTACCGAAGGACGTGAGATTTCTACAACGATGGCCTTTGTACGTATTCTCAACACCATTGTGCGTGACAAGGTGATTGGTAAACGTGTAGTTCCGATTGTTCCGGACGAGTCTCGTACCTTTGGTATGGAGGGCATGTTCCGTCAGCTCGGAATTTGGAATCAATTAGGTCAGCTTTACACCCCAGAAGATCATGATCAATTGATGTTCTATAAAGAGGATAAGACTGGTCAGATTTTGCAAGAAGGTATTAATGAGGCAGGTGGTATGTGCGACTGGATCGCCGCTGCAACTGCTTACTCAACTCATGGTGTACCGATGTTGCCTTTCTACATCTTCTATTCCATGTTTGGATTCCAACGCATTGGCGACCTCTGCTGGGCTGCCGGCGATATGCGTAGCCGTGGATTCTTATTAGGCGGTACTGCTGGTAGAACTACTTTAAATGGTGAAGGTCTTCAGCACGAAGATGGCCATAGTCAAGTATGGAGTGCCGCAATTCCAAACTGTATTAGCTACGATCCTTCATTCTCATTTGAAGTGGCAGTAGTGATTCAGGATGGTATGCGCCGCATGTTAGCTGAACAAGAAGACGTCTATTACTACATCACTTTGATGAATGAGAACTACGCTCATCCAGCAATGCCAAAAGGTGCAGAGCAAGACATTATTAAAGGAATGTACAAGCTGAAGTCGGTTGGTGATACCAATGCGAAACTGCGTGTACAGCTCTTAGGTTCAGGCACGATTTTCCGAGAAGTGATTGAAGCTGCTGAAATCCTCCATAAAGATTGGGGAGTTTCTTCTGATCTGTGGGGTTGCCCAAGCTTTACCGAGTTAGGTCGAGATTGGAACGCAGTTCATCGCAATAATCTACTTAATCCAACGGCTGCACCTGCTTTATCGCACGTAGAGAAGTGCCTTAAAGATACTGCTGGACCAATTGTTGCTGCTACTGACTATGTACGACTATTTGCAGAGCAAATTCGCCCTGCAATTCAGCATATGGGTCGTCGTTTCGAGGTTCTAGGTACTGATGGCTTTGGCCGTTCAGATACTCGCGAAAAATTACGTGATTTCTTTGAAGTCGATCGTCGCTGGATTGTCCTAACCGCATTGCGTTCTTTGGTGGATGCAGGTCAGCTTGATCGCCAAAAGCTAGCAGAAGCGATTAAGAAATATGAAATCGATATCACCAAACCAAACCCAATGACGGTTTGA
- a CDS encoding PAS domain-containing sensor histidine kinase: MKKIAFSIWQLKPVKWLRQIRGFKLVYTPLIAIVLFTVVMGVIMGTLQLQEKSQQEAALFRELSFAKQRIQLRFANNTDILQSIGRDYVSAGDSAKLKENVIIQAENLLQTNHEIAQIVWLNEADQRLWRIPPSNIKTEWFNKENNALLIKQALNKTLELSTATNRPAFSQFITIEVPSDEVVSKEIRNVFWQVVPQISGSEIKGVVAVLYKTQGLLEMIPGELKGQYRFTLMTDDDKVLAISSDKNTPKRAFSNQTSLDIGVLSPNLSLRIDTYPPATNLTFRMLIGVVLGLSAFVIWSLWSVLKQMQVRQEAEANLRAETNFRSAMENSTPVGIRAHDMNRAITYVNPAFCEMTGWSAEELIGMGPPFAFWPEGQKSELTEKMNAALKLALNQDKKIGIEGSILHRNGSIIQTRTFISPLINEKGKQTGWVTSLIDISEPKKIREELAASQERFVTVLEGLDAAVSVVSNETGELLFANRFYRERFGNSAKGHFDLANSDINQNAMQALNEDFVDTVTDGIPPSSLYQDNESEEIQLLDEDTGTLRWYEVRRRFVPWVDGHLAQLLIATDITIRIEADDLARQQEERMQFTSRLTTMGEMASSLAHELNQPLAAISNYCMGVAKRLQGHIDPLMQKDILPALEKASDQAHRAGTIIQRIKGFVKRSEPQRKSCDISEIINDAVGLVEIEANRHRLNIATEIADNLPMIDVDPVLILQVLVNLLKNSLDSLREVYPLSSRWSAPPVRISADLDTSTFPAMLRIQVTDAGAGIAQSVIERMFEPFFSTKNDGMGMGLNICRSVIESHQGRLFAKNLMDAEQTKLAGCTFTILLPLETPGSITNS; this comes from the coding sequence ATGAAAAAAATCGCATTTTCAATCTGGCAACTCAAGCCTGTGAAATGGCTCCGTCAAATACGGGGATTTAAGCTTGTCTACACACCATTAATAGCCATCGTGCTATTCACTGTTGTGATGGGGGTCATTATGGGCACCCTCCAACTACAAGAAAAGAGTCAGCAAGAAGCTGCACTATTTAGAGAGCTCTCTTTCGCAAAGCAGCGTATCCAATTACGTTTTGCAAACAATACGGATATATTGCAATCCATTGGGCGGGATTATGTCAGTGCCGGAGATTCTGCCAAGCTAAAAGAAAACGTGATTATTCAGGCAGAAAATCTTCTGCAAACTAATCATGAAATAGCGCAAATTGTTTGGCTTAATGAAGCAGACCAGCGTCTATGGAGAATTCCTCCAAGCAATATAAAAACCGAATGGTTTAATAAAGAAAATAATGCATTATTGATTAAACAAGCTCTGAACAAAACACTCGAGCTCAGCACCGCAACCAACAGACCCGCCTTCAGTCAGTTCATCACCATTGAAGTACCCAGCGACGAGGTGGTGTCCAAAGAAATTCGTAATGTGTTTTGGCAAGTGGTTCCTCAAATTTCAGGTAGCGAAATTAAAGGGGTGGTAGCCGTTCTGTATAAAACACAGGGTCTACTGGAAATGATCCCTGGAGAGCTAAAGGGCCAATATCGATTCACCTTAATGACTGATGACGATAAGGTACTCGCAATCTCATCTGACAAAAACACACCAAAGCGTGCATTTAGCAATCAAACCAGTTTAGATATTGGCGTTCTTAGTCCCAATCTCAGTCTGCGTATTGATACCTACCCTCCGGCAACGAATTTAACTTTTCGAATGCTAATCGGCGTGGTCTTAGGTTTGAGTGCATTCGTGATTTGGAGTTTGTGGTCAGTCCTCAAACAAATGCAGGTAAGACAAGAGGCTGAGGCAAATCTTCGTGCTGAAACCAATTTTCGTAGCGCAATGGAAAACTCTACTCCAGTAGGAATTCGTGCGCACGACATGAATCGAGCAATCACCTACGTCAATCCCGCTTTTTGTGAGATGACCGGCTGGTCAGCAGAAGAACTGATTGGAATGGGTCCGCCGTTTGCTTTTTGGCCTGAGGGGCAAAAGAGTGAGCTTACTGAGAAGATGAATGCAGCCCTCAAGCTAGCGCTGAACCAAGATAAGAAGATTGGTATTGAGGGTTCGATCCTCCATCGCAACGGCTCCATTATTCAGACGAGAACATTCATTTCTCCGTTGATTAATGAAAAAGGTAAGCAGACAGGATGGGTCACTTCTTTAATTGATATTTCTGAGCCGAAGAAAATTCGTGAAGAATTGGCGGCCTCACAAGAACGTTTCGTTACAGTACTCGAAGGTCTTGATGCTGCAGTTTCGGTAGTATCAAATGAAACTGGCGAATTGTTGTTTGCGAATCGATTTTATCGAGAACGTTTTGGCAATTCTGCTAAAGGCCATTTTGATCTGGCCAATAGTGATATCAATCAGAATGCGATGCAAGCCCTGAATGAGGATTTTGTAGACACCGTTACTGACGGCATCCCTCCCTCCTCCTTATATCAAGACAATGAATCGGAAGAAATTCAACTGCTAGACGAAGATACTGGCACTTTAAGATGGTATGAAGTTCGTAGGCGTTTTGTTCCATGGGTAGATGGACATTTAGCGCAACTGCTTATTGCAACGGATATCACGATTCGTATTGAGGCGGATGATTTAGCCCGCCAACAGGAAGAGCGCATGCAATTTACTAGTCGTCTCACCACCATGGGTGAAATGGCCTCCTCTTTGGCTCATGAATTAAACCAACCCCTTGCAGCGATTTCCAACTATTGCATGGGTGTAGCAAAACGTTTACAGGGTCATATAGACCCCCTTATGCAAAAAGATATTCTTCCAGCGCTCGAGAAGGCGTCTGATCAAGCACATAGAGCTGGAACCATCATTCAGCGCATCAAAGGTTTCGTAAAGCGCAGCGAACCACAAAGAAAATCTTGCGATATCAGTGAAATTATTAATGATGCGGTTGGATTGGTCGAAATTGAAGCCAATCGTCATAGATTGAATATCGCTACTGAGATTGCTGACAATCTGCCCATGATTGATGTTGATCCAGTCTTAATTTTGCAGGTACTGGTCAACCTACTAAAAAACTCCTTGGATAGCCTGAGAGAGGTTTACCCTCTCTCCTCTCGATGGTCAGCTCCACCTGTCCGGATTTCGGCCGACCTCGACACCAGTACTTTTCCCGCTATGCTGCGCATCCAGGTAACCGATGCAGGTGCTGGAATCGCCCAATCTGTCATTGAACGCATGTTTGAGCCCTTTTTTAGCACTAAAAACGATGGTATGGGCATGGGCTTGAACATTTGCCGATCCGTGATCGAGTCCCACCAGGGCCGCCTTTTTGCCAAAAATCTGATGGACGCAGAACAGACAAAGTTAGCAGGCTGCACCTTTACAATACTATTACCCCTAGAGACTCCGGGCTCTATAACCAATAGTTAA
- a CDS encoding response regulator transcription factor translates to MNISASNKPSQAEVVYVVDDDEAVRDSLTWLLESNGYVVRCHASAERFLQSLQSTDKSTISCAILDVRMSGMSGLELQERLISENLPMPVAFITGHGDVSMAVSTMKRGAVDFIEKPFKENDLCGLVDRMLAKARVDYSQASQRKITQSLLSKLTGRERQVLERIVAGRLNKQIADDLGISIKTVEAHRANIMEKLNVNTVADLLRLALSDPQPN, encoded by the coding sequence ATGAACATCAGTGCTAGCAACAAACCCAGCCAAGCTGAAGTAGTTTATGTTGTAGATGACGACGAGGCAGTGCGTGACTCCCTCACCTGGCTGCTAGAAAGCAATGGTTATGTTGTGCGCTGCCATGCAAGTGCTGAACGTTTCCTGCAATCTCTACAGAGCACGGATAAATCGACTATCTCTTGTGCCATCTTGGATGTTCGTATGTCAGGCATGTCAGGCCTTGAATTGCAAGAACGCTTAATTAGTGAAAACCTGCCAATGCCAGTTGCCTTTATTACCGGTCATGGTGATGTTTCAATGGCAGTCTCCACCATGAAGCGTGGTGCAGTAGATTTCATTGAAAAGCCTTTTAAAGAAAATGATCTCTGTGGTCTAGTAGATCGTATGCTTGCCAAAGCACGCGTTGATTATTCGCAAGCAAGTCAGCGCAAAATTACCCAAAGCCTCTTAAGCAAATTGACTGGGCGTGAGCGCCAGGTACTCGAGCGCATTGTTGCTGGTCGCTTGAATAAGCAGATCGCAGATGATCTTGGCATCTCCATCAAAACGGTTGAAGCACACCGCGCCAACATCATGGAAAAGCTCAACGTCAATACCGTTGCAGATCTTCTCCGTTTGGCACTTTCTGATCCTCAACCCAATTAA
- a CDS encoding M3 family metallopeptidase, giving the protein MTKSTSPKPSTALQQNPLISFGRGICAYSEVKPSDIAPAIDFLLDRAQYAVDHAVDPATPANWNDLVEMLEDATESLSRSWGVVSHLNSVADTPELRAAYGEMIPKVTAFFSSLGQNLALYQKFKELSQSADFSQLNPAQKKVIENSLRDFRLGGAELPDAQKPRFSQIQDEQALLGKAFSDHVLDATDNFVHLISNTEELLGLPDDAVAAAADLAQQKGLQGWAFSLHFPSYYPVMQYSENRSLRRLMYEAYVTRASELAPQYSNGKLDWDNTQNMLEQLKLRDEEARMLNFKNYAALSLAPKMASSVEEVDAFLTNFAQKAKPFALKDWQELSEFAKSELSIDGLEPWDIAFASERLKQERYAFSENELKQYFPLPKVLEGLFGVIQTLFGVKIESADLPTWHADVQSFSVKNAENQIVAYFYLDPYARPGKRGGAWMDDARGRRELPNGEIQVPVAYLVCNFAPPVRVNGVLRQPTITHDDVITLFHESGHGLHHLLTQVSALGVSGINGVEWDAVELPSQFMENFCWEWEVLEKMTAHAETGKSLPKELFNKMLAAKNFQNGYMTLRQVVMSLTDWRLHSGLDPQNAHGQAVLDLSRSIADQFNVMPQPAISRWINTFSHIFAGGYAAGYYSYKWAEVLSADVYSAFEEAAKLTGSVLDEKTGTRYRKEILEVGGSRPAAESFKAFRGREPSIDALLRHGGLVAQ; this is encoded by the coding sequence ATGACTAAATCTACATCCCCTAAGCCCTCCACCGCACTTCAACAGAACCCGCTGATTAGCTTTGGAAGAGGTATTTGCGCTTACTCTGAGGTTAAGCCATCTGATATCGCCCCAGCAATAGACTTTCTGTTGGATCGAGCTCAATACGCTGTTGATCATGCAGTCGATCCAGCCACTCCAGCCAATTGGAATGATTTAGTAGAGATGCTAGAGGATGCTACCGAGTCTTTGAGTAGATCCTGGGGGGTTGTGTCACATCTGAATAGCGTTGCAGATACCCCAGAACTTAGGGCAGCATATGGCGAGATGATACCGAAGGTTACTGCATTCTTTTCTAGTCTTGGTCAAAACTTGGCGCTGTATCAAAAGTTCAAGGAGCTCAGCCAAAGTGCCGACTTCTCTCAACTCAACCCTGCTCAGAAAAAAGTAATTGAAAACTCTTTAAGAGATTTCCGCTTGGGTGGTGCAGAACTACCAGATGCGCAAAAGCCCCGCTTCTCACAGATTCAGGATGAACAGGCGCTATTAGGTAAAGCATTTTCAGATCATGTACTAGATGCAACAGATAACTTTGTGCACCTCATTAGCAATACAGAGGAGTTGCTTGGCTTACCTGACGATGCGGTCGCTGCAGCTGCTGATCTTGCCCAACAAAAAGGACTGCAAGGATGGGCATTCTCACTGCACTTTCCATCCTACTATCCAGTCATGCAGTACTCCGAGAATCGGTCCTTGCGTCGCTTAATGTATGAAGCTTATGTGACCCGTGCTTCTGAATTAGCCCCGCAATATAGCAATGGAAAACTGGACTGGGACAATACTCAGAACATGCTTGAGCAACTCAAACTACGAGATGAAGAAGCGCGCATGCTGAACTTCAAAAATTATGCCGCCCTGAGTTTGGCACCAAAAATGGCTAGTAGCGTTGAGGAAGTAGATGCCTTTTTAACTAACTTTGCACAGAAGGCGAAGCCATTTGCATTGAAAGACTGGCAAGAACTCTCTGAATTTGCAAAATCTGAACTTTCTATTGATGGATTGGAACCATGGGATATTGCCTTTGCTTCGGAGAGGCTGAAGCAAGAGCGCTATGCATTTTCTGAAAATGAATTGAAGCAATACTTCCCTCTACCCAAGGTTTTAGAAGGATTATTTGGAGTTATTCAAACTTTGTTTGGCGTCAAGATTGAGAGTGCTGATTTGCCAACATGGCATGCAGATGTTCAATCCTTTTCAGTCAAAAATGCTGAGAACCAGATCGTTGCTTATTTTTACTTAGACCCCTACGCCAGACCTGGCAAGCGTGGCGGCGCGTGGATGGATGATGCGCGAGGTCGTCGCGAGCTACCAAATGGAGAAATTCAAGTACCGGTAGCGTATTTAGTGTGTAACTTTGCCCCTCCTGTCAGAGTGAATGGCGTATTACGCCAACCAACCATCACTCATGATGATGTCATCACCCTATTCCATGAAAGTGGTCATGGCTTGCATCACTTATTAACGCAAGTGAGCGCCTTAGGCGTCTCCGGAATTAATGGTGTTGAGTGGGATGCAGTCGAGCTACCAAGTCAGTTTATGGAAAACTTCTGCTGGGAATGGGAAGTCTTGGAAAAGATGACCGCCCATGCTGAAACTGGCAAGTCCCTCCCTAAAGAATTGTTTAACAAAATGCTCGCAGCCAAGAATTTCCAAAATGGCTATATGACTCTGCGTCAGGTTGTGATGTCATTAACGGATTGGCGCCTGCACTCAGGTCTTGATCCTCAGAACGCGCACGGACAAGCAGTACTCGATCTCTCCAGGAGCATTGCAGATCAGTTCAATGTCATGCCTCAGCCAGCCATCTCGCGTTGGATTAATACCTTTAGTCACATCTTTGCCGGTGGTTATGCTGCTGGTTATTACAGCTATAAATGGGCTGAGGTACTCTCTGCGGATGTCTACTCAGCATTTGAGGAGGCCGCCAAGTTGACTGGGAGCGTCCTAGATGAAAAAACAGGTACTCGTTATCGAAAAGAGATTTTGGAGGTAGGCGGCAGTCGCCCTGCTGCCGAGTCCTTCAAAGCATTTAGAGGTCGCGAGCCAAGCATTGACGCCCTACTTCGCCATGGTGGTTTAGTGGCCCAATAA
- the xth gene encoding exodeoxyribonuclease III, with the protein MAESVRISAWNVNSLKVRLPQVLKWLQDQEKAKKPIDALCLQELKLTDDKYPHHELEEAGYISIAAGQKTYNGVAIIVRKAALAPIASDHDTTFLKPIRNIPGNTDEQQRILAATVCFKGMQPMRLVSAYFPNGQSPDSDKFAYKLAWLKALEDWLKEELSQNTRLALLGDFNIAPTDDDVHDPSKWIGQNLVSPPEREAFQKLLNLGLTDSFRMFEQAPKSFSWWDYRMMGFRRNAGMRIDHILLSEALKDQCTESIIDKEPRTWEQPSDHAPVIAEIKA; encoded by the coding sequence ATGGCTGAGTCAGTCAGAATTTCCGCCTGGAATGTCAATTCCCTTAAGGTGCGTTTGCCTCAAGTATTGAAGTGGTTGCAGGATCAGGAAAAGGCAAAAAAGCCGATCGATGCATTGTGTCTTCAGGAACTTAAACTGACTGATGATAAGTATCCACACCATGAGCTTGAAGAGGCGGGATATATCAGCATTGCTGCCGGTCAAAAGACTTATAACGGTGTGGCCATCATTGTTCGCAAAGCTGCGTTGGCGCCCATCGCAAGTGATCATGACACGACCTTTCTAAAGCCCATCAGAAATATTCCCGGCAATACAGATGAGCAACAGCGTATCTTAGCGGCAACTGTCTGTTTTAAAGGAATGCAGCCTATGCGCCTAGTATCGGCATACTTTCCTAATGGACAGTCTCCTGATAGCGATAAGTTTGCTTATAAGTTAGCTTGGTTGAAGGCGTTAGAGGATTGGCTAAAGGAAGAGTTAAGTCAAAATACCCGCCTAGCTCTCTTGGGTGATTTCAATATCGCGCCTACGGATGATGACGTGCATGATCCTTCTAAGTGGATTGGACAGAATCTAGTATCGCCGCCAGAGCGCGAAGCTTTTCAGAAGCTGCTCAATCTGGGTCTCACTGATTCTTTTAGAATGTTTGAGCAGGCGCCAAAATCCTTTAGCTGGTGGGATTACCGCATGATGGGTTTCAGAAGAAACGCCGGTATGCGGATCGATCACATTCTATTGAGCGAGGCCCTTAAGGATCAATGCACAGAAAGCATCATCGACAAAGAGCCTCGCACTTGGGAGCAACCCTCAGATCATGCCCCAGTGATCGCAGAAATTAAAGCTTAG